In a single window of the Gadus chalcogrammus isolate NIFS_2021 chromosome 20, NIFS_Gcha_1.0, whole genome shotgun sequence genome:
- the xk gene encoding membrane transport protein XK isoform X1: protein MRFPSSIFVSVSLFTAETTAALYLSSTYRSAGDQIWQGLTLLFTLLASVLVQLTLTFIHRDLNRDRPLVLFLHLLQLGPIVRCLEAFCIYGSVGVVEEPYVSITKKKQIPRGGPAEEVERHVGQAEGKLFTHRAAFARTSVIQAFLGSAPQLTLQLYICVLQRGMSVGRGTLMVISLLSIVYGALRCNILAIKIKYEEYEVDISPMAYFSVFMWRGFEIATRVVVLVLFSSVLKLWVLPVVSLNFLAFFFYPWVLFWLSHSPFPENIEKTLSRLGTTVVLCLLTFLYAGINMFCWSAVQLKLSDPDLINKSHNWYRMAVFYTLRFLENALLLSLWYLYKTDFYTYVCAPLLLLQLLVAYAIGIFFMLVFYRFCHPCRRLFSSSMTQGLWDCSMLLCLSCKARSPENRLVESPEKGLKSPDASRETSDHSGYGTPNDTTFDLLDDSTYDVPNELAPGVGAETYGAIGYTVAIATHQGSQKP, encoded by the exons ATGCGTTTCCCCAGTTCCAtatttgtctctgtgtctctcttcacGGCCGAGACCACGGCAGCTCTCTACCTCAGCTCCACATATCGCTCAGCCGGTGATCAAATCTGGCAAGGACTCACTCTCCTGTTTACGCTTCTCGCGTCTGTGCTCGTACAACTGACCCTCACGTTCATCCATCGGGACCTTAACAGGGACCGACCACTTGTGCTGTTCCTACACCTTCTTCAGCTTGGACCCATCGTTAG GTGTTTGGAGGCCTTCTGCATCTATGGCAGCGTGGGCGTCGTGGAGGAGCCCTACGTCAGCATCACCAAGAAGAAGCAGATCCCCCGTGGGGGGccggcggaggaggtggagcgccATGTTGGTCAGGCGGAGGGCAAACTCTTCACCCACAGGGCAGCCTTCGCCCGCACCTCCGTCATCCAGGCCTTCCTGGGCTCCGCCCCTCAGCTCACGTTGCAGCTCTACATCTGCGTCCTGCAGCGAGGAATGTCCGTGGGGAGAG gcaCTCTGATGGTCATCTCCCTGCTGTCCATCGTCTACGGAGCCCTTCGCTGCAACATCCTGGCCATCAAAATCAAATACGAGGAGTACGAAGTGGACATCAGCCCCATGGCGTACTTCAGCGTCTTCATGTGGCGCGGCTTTGAGATCGCCACGCGCGTCGTGGTGCTGGTCCTCTTCAGCTCCGTGCTCAAGCTCTGGGTGCTGCCCGTGGTGTCCCTCAACTTCCTCGCCTTCTTCTTCTACCCCTGGGTCCTGTTCTGGCTGAGTCACTCGCCGTTCCCCGAGAACATCGAGAAGACCCTGAGCCGGCTGGGGACCACCGTCGTGCTCTGCCTGCTCACCTTCCTCTACGCGGGCATCAACATGTTCTGCTGGTCGGCGGTGCAGCTGAAGCTCAGCGACCCCGACCTCATCAACAAGTCGCACAACTGGTACCGCATGGCCGTGTTCTACACGCTGCGCTTCCTGGAGAACGCCTTGCTGCTGTCGCTCTGGTACCTGTACAAGACCGACTTCTACACCTACGTCTGCgcaccactgctgctgctgcagctgctggtcGCCTACGCCATCGGCATCTTCTTCATGCTGGTCTTCTATCGCTTCTGTCACCCCTGCCGGCGGTTGTTTTCCTCAAGCATGACCCAGGGTCTTTGGGACTGCTCCATGCTCCTCTGCCTGTCCTGCAAGGCTCGGTCGCCCGAGAACAGGCTGGTAGAAAGCCCTGAGAAGGGACTAAAAAGCCCTGACGCAAGCAGAGAGACGTCTGATCATTCTGGGTACGGGACACCCAACGACACGACTTTCGACCTGCTTGATGACTCCACGTATGACGTTCCTAATGAATTGGCTCCCGGTGTAGGAGCTGAGACATACGGTGCCATCGGCTACACCGTTGCCATTGCAACTCATCAAGGATCGCAGAAACCTTGA
- the xk gene encoding membrane transport protein XK isoform X2, whose translation MAECLEAFCIYGSVGVVEEPYVSITKKKQIPRGGPAEEVERHVGQAEGKLFTHRAAFARTSVIQAFLGSAPQLTLQLYICVLQRGMSVGRGTLMVISLLSIVYGALRCNILAIKIKYEEYEVDISPMAYFSVFMWRGFEIATRVVVLVLFSSVLKLWVLPVVSLNFLAFFFYPWVLFWLSHSPFPENIEKTLSRLGTTVVLCLLTFLYAGINMFCWSAVQLKLSDPDLINKSHNWYRMAVFYTLRFLENALLLSLWYLYKTDFYTYVCAPLLLLQLLVAYAIGIFFMLVFYRFCHPCRRLFSSSMTQGLWDCSMLLCLSCKARSPENRLVESPEKGLKSPDASRETSDHSGYGTPNDTTFDLLDDSTYDVPNELAPGVGAETYGAIGYTVAIATHQGSQKP comes from the exons ATGGCGGA GTGTTTGGAGGCCTTCTGCATCTATGGCAGCGTGGGCGTCGTGGAGGAGCCCTACGTCAGCATCACCAAGAAGAAGCAGATCCCCCGTGGGGGGccggcggaggaggtggagcgccATGTTGGTCAGGCGGAGGGCAAACTCTTCACCCACAGGGCAGCCTTCGCCCGCACCTCCGTCATCCAGGCCTTCCTGGGCTCCGCCCCTCAGCTCACGTTGCAGCTCTACATCTGCGTCCTGCAGCGAGGAATGTCCGTGGGGAGAG gcaCTCTGATGGTCATCTCCCTGCTGTCCATCGTCTACGGAGCCCTTCGCTGCAACATCCTGGCCATCAAAATCAAATACGAGGAGTACGAAGTGGACATCAGCCCCATGGCGTACTTCAGCGTCTTCATGTGGCGCGGCTTTGAGATCGCCACGCGCGTCGTGGTGCTGGTCCTCTTCAGCTCCGTGCTCAAGCTCTGGGTGCTGCCCGTGGTGTCCCTCAACTTCCTCGCCTTCTTCTTCTACCCCTGGGTCCTGTTCTGGCTGAGTCACTCGCCGTTCCCCGAGAACATCGAGAAGACCCTGAGCCGGCTGGGGACCACCGTCGTGCTCTGCCTGCTCACCTTCCTCTACGCGGGCATCAACATGTTCTGCTGGTCGGCGGTGCAGCTGAAGCTCAGCGACCCCGACCTCATCAACAAGTCGCACAACTGGTACCGCATGGCCGTGTTCTACACGCTGCGCTTCCTGGAGAACGCCTTGCTGCTGTCGCTCTGGTACCTGTACAAGACCGACTTCTACACCTACGTCTGCgcaccactgctgctgctgcagctgctggtcGCCTACGCCATCGGCATCTTCTTCATGCTGGTCTTCTATCGCTTCTGTCACCCCTGCCGGCGGTTGTTTTCCTCAAGCATGACCCAGGGTCTTTGGGACTGCTCCATGCTCCTCTGCCTGTCCTGCAAGGCTCGGTCGCCCGAGAACAGGCTGGTAGAAAGCCCTGAGAAGGGACTAAAAAGCCCTGACGCAAGCAGAGAGACGTCTGATCATTCTGGGTACGGGACACCCAACGACACGACTTTCGACCTGCTTGATGACTCCACGTATGACGTTCCTAATGAATTGGCTCCCGGTGTAGGAGCTGAGACATACGGTGCCATCGGCTACACCGTTGCCATTGCAACTCATCAAGGATCGCAGAAACCTTGA
- the LOC130373539 gene encoding lanC-like protein 3 produces the protein MENNLCFLNPFSDYKGALHSSRGTAAIVSTVTATVDIILKQVPLDPGDYDGGLYDGPAGVAYMLFHVAECALFSEQRDAYLETAKRIIDASVRHVDADRDVNTRAAFLLGGAGIYAVAAMIYKAMGLAEFVKPLAKFCNLWEVYAPINFLECGSDELFAGRTGYLCAALVLKQKLGFEILRKEQIKAICHAIIDSGKQYAKKKRKPFPLMYSYYGTEYLGAAHGLSAVLQMLLSHHEVLSRPERDLVWQSVDFLMTQEQNCNWPAELGAIIQRENQLVHWCHGAPGVAYLFAKAYLVNNKPQYLDTCIRSGELVWQKGLLKKGPGICHGVAGSAYVFLMLYRLTGNSKYIYRAQRFAEFLFSKEFKAGSCSVTRSYSLFEGLSGTVCFLVDLLQPDQSEFPLFSIFV, from the exons ATGGAAAACAACCTATGTTTTCTCAACCCCTTCTCCGACTACAAAGGTGCGCTGCACTCAAGCCGAGGCACCGCGGCCATCGTGTCCACGGTCACTGCCACTGTGGATATCATCCTGAAACAGGTTCCTCTCGACCCTGGCGACTACGACGGCGGGCTGTACGACGGTCCTGCGGGTGTGGCGTACATGTTATTCCATGTCGCGGAATGCGCGTTGTTTTCCGAGCAGAGAGATGCGTATCTCGAGACAGCGAAGCGAATCATCGACGCCTCCGTCAGACACGTGGACGCCGACCGAGACGTAAACACGCGGGCCGCCTTTCTTCTCGGCGGGGCTGGGATTTACGCGGTGGCAGCGATGATCTATAAAGCCATGGGGCTGGCTGAGTTTGTTAAACCCCTGGCCAAATTTTGTAACCTGTGGGAGGTTTACGCGCCCATTAATTTCCTTGAGTGTGGCTCAGATGAACTGTTCGCAGGCCGGACGGGTTACCTGTGTGCTGCCCTCGTTCTCAAACAGAAGCTTGGCTTCGAG ATTCTTAGAAAGGAACAAATTAAAGCTATATGCCACGCCATCATTGATTCTGGAAAACAATAtgcaaagaaaaagagaaaacccTTTCCGCTAATGTACTCATATTATGGAACAGAATACCTAG GTGCAGCGCACGGCCTCTCCGCTGTGCTCCAGATGCTTCTGAGCCACCACGAGGTGCTCAGCCGGCCTGAGAGGGACCTGGTGTGGCAGAGCGTGGACTTCCTCATGACCCAGGAGCAGAACTGCAACTGGCCCGCCGAGCTGGGAGCCATCATCCAGAGGGAGAACCAACTGGTGCACTGGTGCCACGGCGCCccgg GCGTGGCGTACCTGTTTGCTAAAGCCTATCTGGTCAACAACAAGCCCCAGTACCTGGACACGTGCATCCGCAGCGGGGAGCTGGTGTGGCAGAAGGGCCTGCTGAAGAAGGGACCAGGGATCTGTCACGGAGTGGCCGGCAGCGCCTACGTCTTCCTCATGCTCTACCGGCTCACTGGGAACTCCAAATACATCTACCGCGCTCAGAG GTTTGCTGAATTCCTGTTCTCGAAGGAGTTTAAGGCAGGCTCGTGCTCGGTAACCCGTAGTTACAGCCTGTTTGAGGGGTTATCGGGTACCGTCTGTTTCCTGGTGGATCTCCTGCAGCCCGACCAATCAGAATTCCCGCTTTTCAGCATCTTTGTGTAA